From one Gemmobacter sp. genomic stretch:
- the purN gene encoding phosphoribosylglycinamide formyltransferase, which yields MKRVAILISGGGSNMVRLVESMTGDHPARAVLVASNDPAASGLDKARAFGVPVAAVSHRDFKGDRPGFEAALLKHIEAAEPDILCLAGFMRVLTPAFVQRFEGRMLNIHPSLLPKYPGLHTHQRALEAGDTEAGCTVHEVTAVLDDGPILGQARVPVLAGDTADTLAARVLVQEHRLYPAVLRRFAAGDRTAVQL from the coding sequence GTGAAACGGGTTGCCATCCTGATCTCGGGCGGCGGATCGAACATGGTCCGCCTGGTCGAGAGCATGACGGGCGATCATCCGGCGCGGGCGGTTCTGGTCGCCTCGAACGATCCCGCGGCCAGCGGGCTGGACAAGGCCCGCGCCTTTGGCGTGCCGGTGGCCGCCGTCAGCCATCGGGATTTCAAGGGCGACCGCCCGGGGTTCGAAGCGGCGCTTTTGAAACACATCGAGGCGGCAGAGCCCGACATCCTGTGCCTTGCCGGCTTCATGCGGGTGCTGACACCCGCCTTCGTGCAGCGGTTCGAAGGGCGGATGCTGAACATCCACCCGTCGCTTTTGCCGAAATACCCCGGCCTGCACACCCACCAGCGCGCGCTGGAGGCCGGCGATACCGAAGCCGGCTGCACCGTGCATGAGGTGACGGCGGTGCTGGACGATGGCCCGATCCTGGGGCAGGCCCGCGTGCCGGTGCTGGCAGGCGACACCGCCGATACGCTGGCCGCGCGGGTGCTGGTGCAGGAACATCGGTTGTATCCGGCCGTCCTGCGCCGCTTTGCGGCGGGCGACCGCACGGCGGTTCAGCTGTAG
- the purM gene encoding phosphoribosylformylglycinamidine cyclo-ligase has product MTSKDSIGHNGLTYADAGVDIDAGNALVDRIKPAAKRTARPGVMGGLGGFGALFDLKGAGYTDPILVAATDGVGTKLRIAIDTGNVDTIGVDLVAMCVNDLVCQGAEPLFFLDYFATGKLDVDQATRIVTGIAAGCEASGCALVGGETAEMPGMYHGGDFDLAGFAVGAMERGSDLPAGVAEGDVLLGLASNGVHSNGYSFVRKVVELSGLGWDAASPFSDGSLGAALLAPTRLYVKQALAAIRAGGVHGLAHITGGGITENPPRVLPEGLACAIDLSSWELPPVFRWLASTANMSEPELLKTFNCGIGMMLVVAPDRADAVAALLTGLGESVTRLGTIVPGEGVIYSGKLL; this is encoded by the coding sequence ATGACCAGCAAAGACAGCATCGGACACAACGGCCTGACCTATGCCGATGCAGGCGTCGATATCGACGCGGGCAATGCGCTGGTGGACCGTATCAAGCCGGCGGCGAAACGCACCGCTCGGCCGGGCGTGATGGGGGGGCTGGGCGGCTTTGGCGCGCTGTTCGACCTGAAAGGCGCAGGCTACACCGACCCGATCCTGGTGGCGGCCACCGATGGCGTGGGCACCAAGCTGCGCATCGCCATCGACACCGGCAATGTCGATACGATCGGTGTCGATCTGGTGGCGATGTGCGTCAACGATCTGGTCTGCCAGGGGGCAGAGCCGCTGTTCTTCCTGGACTATTTTGCCACCGGCAAGCTGGATGTCGATCAGGCCACCCGCATCGTCACCGGCATCGCCGCCGGTTGCGAGGCCAGCGGCTGCGCGCTGGTGGGGGGCGAGACGGCGGAAATGCCCGGCATGTATCATGGCGGCGATTTCGACCTGGCGGGCTTTGCGGTGGGCGCGATGGAGCGTGGCAGCGACCTGCCCGCCGGCGTGGCCGAGGGCGATGTGCTGCTGGGGCTGGCGTCGAACGGTGTCCATTCCAACGGCTACAGCTTCGTGCGCAAGGTGGTGGAGCTGTCGGGGCTGGGCTGGGATGCGGCGTCGCCGTTCTCGGACGGGTCGCTGGGCGCGGCGCTGCTGGCGCCGACGCGGCTGTATGTGAAACAGGCCCTTGCCGCGATCCGGGCGGGCGGGGTGCATGGGCTGGCGCATATCACGGGCGGCGGCATCACCGAAAACCCGCCGCGCGTGCTGCCCGAAGGGCTGGCCTGCGCCATCGACCTGTCGAGCTGGGAGTTGCCGCCGGTGTTCCGCTGGCTGGCGAGCACGGCCAACATGTCGGAACCCGAACTGCTGAAAACCTTCAACTGCGGCATCGGCATGATGCTGGTGGTGGCGCCCGACCGCGCAGACGCGGTGGCGGCGCTGCTGACCGGCCTTGGCGAAAGCGTGACGCGGCTGGGCACCATCGTGCCGGGCGAAGGCGTGATCTATTCCGGCAAGCTGCTGTGA
- a CDS encoding Ppx/GppA phosphatase family protein gives MTPQRPQGADAFPNERAAPGGGARPVESSGTRKSAEPAPLYAALDLGTNSCRMLIARPRAGQFHVVDSFSKTVQLGIGLESSGRLSRASMGRTVQALRICQKKLETHGVNRMRLVATEACRRASNSRDFMRAIRRETGLTLEIIPPEEEARLAVVSCAPLVQPRTEQLLVVDIGGGSTELVWLDLTAVPADDRPMALMRFHAGFKTHGDGPQARVVDWISVPLGVATLREQFGDVESDSARFALMSWYFEEQLSSFSPYNSDNPREGFQIIGTSGTITTVAASFLGLRRYDRTKVDGLTMTSGQIDTVIQDYLSLGPEGRRTDPRIGRDRHALIMSGAAILQALMRCWPTDRLSVADRGLREGLLYAQMNADGVLGDGPYK, from the coding sequence ATGACGCCCCAGCGTCCCCAGGGTGCGGACGCGTTCCCGAATGAACGGGCAGCGCCAGGGGGCGGTGCCCGGCCGGTCGAATCGTCCGGCACCCGCAAGTCGGCCGAGCCGGCGCCGCTCTATGCGGCGCTGGACCTTGGCACCAACAGTTGCAGGATGCTGATCGCCCGTCCCCGGGCCGGTCAGTTTCATGTCGTCGACAGCTTCTCCAAGACGGTGCAGCTGGGGATCGGGCTGGAAAGCTCGGGCCGGTTGTCGCGCGCGTCCATGGGGCGCACGGTGCAGGCGCTGCGCATCTGCCAGAAAAAGCTGGAAACGCATGGCGTCAACCGCATGCGGCTGGTCGCGACCGAGGCCTGCCGGCGCGCCAGCAACTCGCGCGATTTCATGCGCGCGATCCGGCGGGAAACCGGCCTGACGCTGGAAATCATCCCGCCCGAGGAAGAGGCGCGGCTGGCCGTCGTGTCCTGCGCGCCGCTGGTGCAGCCGCGCACCGAACAGCTGCTGGTGGTGGATATCGGCGGCGGGTCCACCGAACTGGTCTGGCTGGACCTGACGGCGGTGCCCGCGGACGACCGCCCCATGGCGCTGATGCGCTTTCATGCCGGGTTCAAGACCCATGGCGACGGGCCGCAGGCGCGGGTCGTCGACTGGATCTCGGTCCCGCTGGGGGTGGCGACGCTGCGCGAACAGTTCGGCGATGTGGAAAGCGATTCCGCCCGCTTTGCCCTGATGAGCTGGTATTTCGAAGAACAGCTGTCCAGCTTTTCGCCCTACAATTCCGACAACCCGCGCGAGGGGTTCCAGATCATCGGCACCAGCGGCACCATCACCACGGTGGCCGCCAGCTTTCTGGGCCTGCGCCGCTATGACCGCACCAAGGTCGACGGGCTGACCATGACCTCGGGGCAGATCGACACGGTGATCCAGGATTACCTGTCGCTGGGCCCCGAAGGCCGCCGCACCGATCCGCGCATCGGGCGCGACCGCCACGCCCTGATCATGTCGGGCGCGGCCATCCTTCAGGCCCTCATGCGCTGCTGGCCGACCGACCGGCTGTCGGTCGCCGACCGCGGCCTGCGCGAGGGATTGCTTTACGCACAGATGAACGCCGATGGCGTTCTTGGAGACGGGCCGTACAAATGA